One window of the Lytechinus pictus isolate F3 Inbred chromosome 5, Lp3.0, whole genome shotgun sequence genome contains the following:
- the LOC135154112 gene encoding uncharacterized protein LOC135154112 produces the protein MCSKGKLFCILATLIAYCMVVDANPVKLSGRHPRHAKAQHAIPPPAEQNMFDAPLNQMDAGGSAGDSSSSGESSAEGDVSAEGADVGDYGDGVEPMGNRHNDRAHGGKLPIFGSPNGENPGMEPLKKASTSSSSVGIAFAVLALIGAAVGVSVYVIKRNKLRIPFIKMTNC, from the coding sequence CTTACTGCATGGTTGTCGACGCAAATCCCGTCAAGCTCTCAGGCCGCCACCCAAGACACGCCAAGGCCCAACATGCGATTCCTCCACCGGCTGAACAGAACATGTTTGACGCTCCCTTGAACCAGATGGACGCCGGCGGCAGCGCAGGTGACAGCAGTTCCTCTGGTGAGTCATCAGCGGAAGGCGATGTCAGTGCTGAGGGAGCTGATGTCGGCGACTACGGTGATGGCGTAGAGCCAATGGGTAACCGTCACAACGACCGTGCCCATGGAGGAAAGCTTCCAATCTTTGGCAGTCCCAATGGTGAGAACCCTGGAATGGAACCACTTAAGAAGGCATCGACGTCCAGTTCAAGTGTCGGCATCGCCTTCGCCGTGCTCGCTCTGATCGGTGCCGCTGTCGGAGTGTCTGTGTATGTCATCAAAAGAAATAAGCTCCGTATTCCTTTCATCAAGATGACCAACTGTTAG